The nucleotide window tttgtatttgtttatgaatgtttttCGGGTGATTAACGGATAATCCTTCCAGATGTATTGGCTTATGCCATGACATTACACTGAGGTGCGATAGAACACCGCGGGAGTCGAGTCATCTACATAATGACGTCAACACTCACGGGTAAATTACCCAAGAAATGGTGGAAATGAAAACAttcgaaacaacaacaacaaaaaatcgcGTTCAGCAAGAAACTATATTGGTCGGCATGCATGAACCTCTTTACGAATTTAGACaaggaaatattctttttgCCAGCTTGTATAATCAGAAATAAGGGTCATCGGACGAAAAAGGcctatttacaatatttatataGCCTAAATACTCAGCggtttgaatatacatgtataagtcagCACGCAAGAATGCATGGCCATTATATAGGTGATTCTCTTCAAACGCATTGAAAcaaataatgtttgaaaaagaCGCGCGATTCGCTGAATTTATAACAAATCTATATACCGGGGAAATTTCGAAAACCTTATATGGATGGTTGGACCTGTTTTACGGTAAtgtatttgtcagtttgttaTGAACGCAGTAATATATCGTGAACTACTGCTAATATGTTATAAACGGATTTACCACGTTTTCTATCTTGCTTTGCCGAAAGATAGATTGGCTATTAGTAACTCGTAATTAATACTGAATGCCAATATATTCGGAGAGTAGACGGCATTGTCAGGCGTTATACGCAGTTACGTGTAAAAAGTATATTCGAGGTTACGCGGTAAGTTGTCAAGGACAACTGGGCATGTCAAAGAATATAGAACTAAAGCATTGTGGAGGTCGAAGCTGGGGAATTAATGAAGACGCGTAATTTGTTCAACACATGACACTGTGTGAGACAAAACATCTACTTTCCAAATTAAGCTTTTCTTAAAAGTGTTAGCCCCGTATGTCATTTACCGAGATACATATACAAGCAAACGGATTATTGTATGAGTATGACAGATGAATTCGTGAGTTTAATTCTTGCATATATACGTCAGGCAGCCAATCCAGACGTTGTTGGAGTGGTAACAGTCCTGGCGCCAGCTGGATTACTGATTactcattttgtttatttgtttacaaaaaGATATTTACGAGATTAGGGATTGGTGTAACACAGGTGTGGTCACAAACAATATCAACAACTTTAGAAACATCGTTTGGATTACcacacatgtataccatgtaTACACAATAGACATACACAATAATATCGCAATACTCCAAACTTTCGTGTcacatatggattttttttttggtttcgtTCGAGTTTGTTTTAATATATGAGTTTCTTAACACAGTTTGATCTTCAGTCATAACCTATTATATGGTGACTGGAGGATAACAATGACTGGCGAGGTGAAAGCCTTTATATAAGTATACGGTATTTCTGAAGAAATTCCTAATCCAACACTCAGTGGAATTAAATTATTACagtcatttataattttaatcatCCGCTATCATATCTATTTTAGAGCAACAAATTTACTTTGAGTTGTATGTCCTTTTTGACTCACATAtaagaaaaacccacaccaaaACGtatattaatacatacatatatatacatgtataaattttgtgttttgaaatGCATCCTCCCTGCACAGTGGGTCGCGTCATCACCATATAGTACAGCTCAGTTCCGGGTTGTCAGAACAGTGACATATACACTACAGCCAGCGCATGCTCAGCACACGCGACATTGTTTCCTAAATACACCTCCGCACGAAATCATACAGCCGACAAGACAACTTCACATTTTCCGGACTCTCACTCTATATagcgtgtatatatatttatagaccGGCCAGGTGTGTAGGCGGTGTACTATACTGCACTGTGGTTTTCTCTACAATTATTATCTTTTATTTGACGTATATTTAAGCAGGCCTGAGTCATACTCAGTCAACACAAGGCGCTACCCACCTTCGTATAATTATCTATACTGTtcgtaaaaataaaatgatcagaTTCAGGTATGAAAAAGACTTGAAGAGGAAGGGACTTTCACTTCCCTGACATTTGAATGGCGTAGAAAGTCAACTCAGAAATAAATTCACTGCCACATGGCCATATGTGTACTCTTCATATCCCTTATTTacagaaaaattaatttgaattttaaacatttcctCTTATGTATTTcaatatataacataatatatcCAATTAGTGCCAGCGAATGTGTAACTATAAAGCTGAACTCCACTTCCACGTAAAAGAATGTCATGCGACATGTGGCATATAGGGAATTTTACTGACTAATAATTCACAAGACTGCGATTCACTAAAATATTGTACTGAATACCAAAGTTACCATTAATTAGAATGTTACCGAATTTGATGATCCGTGggaatgttattattatttgctGTACATTGTCACTGTATACTATATTCACGATACTGAGTTACTGAACGCTGAAGTTTCTGAGAATTCGCTTATATATtcttcatatacatatagtcaTCTGAAATAACACACACACCGATGTTATGTAAGTATATTGGCCACGTCAGTTACATGCTATCCCTGATCCATCTACTGGGctctatattatatatttgtataataacaataaaattgttttaattgtaAGACCGCCATATTCCTTAGATGTGGTTATATACCTATTTGATATACATTTCAATTCAtgcgtagataaagacaatgttTTTAGGCCGGATGCTTGCGATTCAATTTAGTCTGTCGCGCGTCCAACTAGCCTGGGGCCATATGGCAGTTCAGTATTCATTATTCCTTTTGTCGATTTCATTTACCTACATGAGTGTGAGAAAACGCAAGGGCTCGTGTCAAGGTACTTTCTACTGAAGACAAAGGCAGCATAAAACATCTGTGACACCGGCTTCAAACTGCCTGGTTACACGTGCCTCTTTGATGTCATACGTGCATACTGAGTTACACGGTATGTGTAAGAGAAAGCTACTACACTGTGTTGCACAAGTCACAAGTTTTCACGGCATCTTAATCCAACCCATCCCAACCGAAGTGTTTGTGAGCCATCAACCCATTATTATGAGTTCGACTCATGACATTGGTCATTTTTTTCCTTGGTGCGTTCATTGATGGCTATGTTTGGTTACTGTGGAAATTTGTCACGCTTTATCGTTACACAGCCGCCAATGTTCGTAATTATACGCTCATCGTTGACGCGAGTTTTCTTTTTCGTACATTGGAGTATACATACTGAGAGgttccgccgtcgtataagtgaaatattcatgagtacggtgtaaaacacaatcaatcaatcaatcaatcaatcaatcaatcaaatgattattcagtatatatgtatattatttaggTTTTGATTTACACTTCGTATAATAAGCTAACCTACTAAATtgagtgtgtgtttttgtatacagtttgcatatttacacatatataaagaTAATTAAAAGGCTCGTTATGTTTATAACCCCGAGACAAAATAAATGCGTGTGGCAGTCGTCTCAAGGAATGGGGCTAACTTGTCACAATTATAACCCCGTTTTTCCTCTTGCGAACTCGTTCCCACACGAAATGAGGCAGTAAATGTTAGTCACGTGCCAGATAGCCAAGGgtatataaaagtacaacaATACATCCTTAAAAAACGGGGTAAATAATTAAGATAGATAAAGTGGTAGATGGGAGCGAAAGAATAACGGTCAGACAGATAGACAGGTGGTTTTGAATGTCAGGTGTAGAGGTCTAACCACACTCCTCACAGGGCCACGGAAGACAACCTCTGCTGCCATTGACACAGACTACTGAGATTTTCAGCTGAATACCGACGTTTAGCAGAAAAGTCGCATTGGAGAGCCCAGTGTGTAACTAAAGACCATGTGATGTATGTGGATGTTAGAGCGAAAGTGAGTCTAAGCGGAAACCTGCTGCGCTTTCACTCAGTTTGTTGAAAACACCGGGACTCTTTCGACAGTTTTTTTCCACCCGAACTGTCGCGCAGCAGAGGTGCTACTCAGCGCTCAAGGAGTCGTGCGAGCGGAGTGAAAAAAGCACGGTCCTAAGAATAATCTGCCGGTCATGGTTGAGTGGAGTTTGCTCCTTTCCCACGGTCCCAGAATAACATTTTCATAAGacgaaattaaaaaaacacatcttATCTGTTAAAACCTGTTGTACTGTGTGCGTGTGTAATACAGTCAGCCCAACCATGCATATGTAAATAGGCGGTTAAAAGGGGGGCTGATGTAAAACGCCATTCCTATTTAAATGCCAACATCATCTTCTATTTAAATAACACTGTCTAATACTGAAAAAGTCCCGCGTTAAGCGAAAtgtaacaacatatatacatacctaaGCTGATTTCGGCATATTTTAACgaagtacataaaatataagcTAACccgtttatttttattttttattgtttttgtatttttttttttgcaataatgCCCAgaactactactactactactaataAATCTACTGACGCAAAAGGCATGTGTGAAATATAcgatttatgtgtttatttgaatCTTGTTTAACACCTTGATCAATAACTTTTAACTTAAGAGATGCTTGTCAGTTTTATCTGATGGGGAATTATTATAACTCCGTCATCATTACATCATTATTTATACCGTCACTGACATATTGTATGGGTATTTTGGCTGAGCGCGTTGTTTTACAGATCACAACACAGCGTAAGTACAATACTTACTTGTTGTGAAATTCCGGTATTTGTGTTTTTCCCTATAAATTCCTGACTAATTGTATTTAAAATTGGCACTTGCGGACACCATGCAGACAGAATCATAggtgaagacatttttttttgtatttccacAAAAGTAGTAATTTTGGACCAATATATTCCTGTATTAATCACGACTCTGTAACTTTTGTCTCTCATCAAGCAATAATATATGGAATTGTATTTGAaggctttctttcttttcatccAACTGCAGGCCTATAACAAGTCATTTTTAATACGagtttttaataaaaatgttttacagaaGGTTTAAGCCTTTGAAACAACGTGCTTGTGAGATGGGCAACCAAATTTCCCATGTAGTATTAAAAGTCATATTAAAGATGGCATCAGTTGGATGTCCAGGTATACTGGTGAAGGAAAAggcattttcttgttttatcaTAAGAACTAAATACAAGGAGGCAACAACGATTCTAAAAATGTGTTGGCATCAGCCTGCACAATACTGTACAACTTGTACACTATTCATCAGTAACAAAGGTAACAAAGATACTAAGAAGAGGTGTTAACATCACATTAAAATACTGTACAACGGTCAAGTCGCGCGACCAAAAATTATACTGTCTCAGGAGGCGACATGTGTCCGATTCATCAGTAACAATGTTTCTAAGGAGGTGGTGGCATCACAGTAAAATATTGTACCAGTGGTCAGTCACGCGACCAAGACATTTTCAATAAGACAATGATGAAAGGATCACAGAATGTGCTGCCAGTTGCGAGGAAAGGTCGCGTGGACTGCTTTCCTCATCATTAACACAGAATCGCAGCAGAGATGTGATGGCATGTCGGTGTGGACAATTGTCAGTCACGTAAATTATTTCCTCGATGAAAGAACAAGCGAACTAATTTTCTCGTGGATGTGATggcattttgataaaataaggTGACATTGGCCAGAAGCGCGACCTGAATGAATGACGAATGAAATAACAAAACCCCTGAGTGTGTTTAGGATGTGTTGGCATGTTGTTAAAAAAGGGTGGCAGTTAACGGTCGTGCGACCTGCATCCTCCATCAATAATGGGACAACAGCCACAACTTTCTTAACGGTGTTTTTGGCATCTCGATAAATTGGTGTCACGCGCTGGGTTTGACATGTCGCGTCACGCGCTCGCCTCATCACCTGTTATCATGACAACGGCCCAAGGTTCACTGACGTCATCGATCGATTGCACGCACGTGCTCGCGGACGTCGGCTCGCTTCAGCCGAATTACGGGGCTTTATCTGGCGTATTGTCGACACACGGTGGTTCTGAATCGAAGCAATCGAATCTCCTTTAACACGCAAAGGTCGAATCAGTTAGGAATTGACTCATTTAAAAAAGTACTTTATAGGGCATGACTTGAATAGCTCGTGTGTCGGGGGTTTAAAGTTCTCAGGGCCTACAAAAAAGCCGCCTGTCTTCCGCCAGGTGTGGGGCTACAGGGACAAAGTAAACGAAAACATATCTGTGTTTCTTTCTCGGGGAGTCAAGCAAGAGAAGCTTTCCCACGGACCTGGTGTTGTTCGAGCGTGGAGAGAGGCCCAAGCCGCATTCCAGCACACAATGGCTCGTGTCAGCTAAGCCCCCGAGTCGCGAGCCCGGGCCGGGGCGGGCTTTGTCAAGCTTGAGTTATGTGTACCATTAAAATCGTAGGCCACTTGATCAGCGAATGCTGTGGGCTGTGTCGAGTAGAGCCGCTCAGTTCGTGGGCACGATCAACGTCAGACATCTGAGTACTGGTCAGAGAAAACCCAGCTTAAAAACAAACTTTACTTGAACAGATTAAGTAACGTGTGAGCAAGGCGAGGATAATTCGATATTAgcgtgttaatttatttatgcgTTGTGGGTGGCGCGGTTTGTTTTTAATTCGTCTTGCAATGACAAGCATTACTGAGAATGTCATAGCTTGCATTATTAATGACATCAAAAAAACAAGAGtgcctgtattatatatatGCTTATGTAAATCGAAAAAGTTTCCCATGCCCGAAATCGATAAATTAGTCAATAAGTATGgctaataaaatcaaatatgtaaatataaactaGATCTATATACACCCGAGGGTACATACGGGCGATTTTAAGTGGGTGGGAGAGGGTGAGCATGCCAGCACAGAAAACTGTTAAGCGGTGCTATTAAAATGTCTCTATCATATGTCCCGGGACATACTCTTTTTTAGGCGCCCCCAGTCTGAATTATCGCAATCTCTGATCAGTATCAACTCTTAACGGCCCGCTTGTCTATCTCGGTGCTCGCTATGGGAGGAGATTTCCCACACTTCGGTCTTAGCGCCAACTTGGGGACGACAAACAATGTAGACAGGAAATGTACATGGATACTAATACGGCACGCGACAGCGCACTGCTTGGTATGCGGGACGCGACCGTGATTGACAGCCCGAAACAGCCCGATTAGAACGACCCACGTGACTGGGGCCATAGATCATTTGCTGACGGCAATCTCAACAGGTTTCAGAACAACAGCTGtgatctgattggctgatggcAGCAGTATGCGACCGTGGGAAACTTCACATTTCGTCTTCACAGGCGCGTTCCGGCATGTGACCACCGCTATAAAGAGCCCGAGCTATCGACTGAAGTCAACCACACGACTGGCGTGCTTCTACAGTGCACATCGAACATACCGGTACACTTTGAATTCCTATATACAGTCACTGAGTGGACTTGGCGAACTTTACCCTGTTGATTAAGCAAGATGGTGGAAACAGTTGGAAACAACCGATCCATTCCCCTTAAAGGAAAGAACTTAGAAAGGTAAGaaatgattattgtttaacaagTTACTGTAATTTACggaattaaatttaaatgttcTTAAAGGTTTATTTCACCTTTGCTTTACTAATGTTATCAACATCCTTCTATCATGCTCCAGTTTATGATTATACGAATGTATGTGTTACTATGTACACTGACTTAGTTTGAATAATTGATTTATAtcgttttgatttttattttgtagacaaaCAAACCTTTGATGGAAAAGAAACGACGAGCCAGAATCAACACATGTCTGAATCAGTTGAAGAGCCTTGTCCTACAAGCTATGAATAAAGATGTAAGTATTTCTGAACTTCTGTTGTAATTCTTTAAGTAACGTTGCCCGCTTGTTTAAATTTAGAACAGGTTGACACTTAGTGTGCGCCTTGCGTGACCCCTCCTGCGGGCGGTGCCGACCTGCCATGTCTATAGATAGCAACAAGTAATGGGAGGTGGTATTGTGAAGGAATTCTATGAGCTTTACATGAGCCAGTGTAACGGAATCAAGGGACAATTGATTGGAGCGAGCACTTGTTAATGTCTTCGGTCATTACAAAAAGGAAGACAGCCAGTGTCTTTAAAGCCAAATTATTTTAGCATTTACTGTCATCTCTATTGTATATATGTTCTCACGTATTTATCTAACATTgacttaatttttgtttgtattttatcaTTGCAGAGCTCACAATATTCCAAGTTAGAAAAGGCTGATATTCTGGAGATGACGGTAAACTTCTTGAAAGCTGTGCCACAACAGAAAGCCCGAGCCGCATCACACGAAACCGTGGGTGCCATAGCCAAGTACAACTCTGGCTTCACCGAGTGTGCTGCCGAGGTGGGGAGATACTTAGGGTCAGTCCAAGGCGTGGACGGGGAAGTGCGATCCCGTGTGTTAAATCACCTGTCTCATCGCATGAATGCTATTCAAACGAGTCAGCCAACAGCCCCCCCACCAGCCACTCATTCCCAGCCATCCATCCAGCCCGTATACGTTCAAATCCCCAACACCACCCCAGTAATTCCAGGAGTCCATACCGCCAGCTACCCCGCTACCACGCCTGTATCCACATCCGGTCCACACCATCAGGGAGCTCTGGTCGTGATGCCATCCGCAGTTGTCCTCCCAACACCAGTCACCGTTCAGCATTCTtggcaacaacaacaccaacagCAGCAGCTACTCCAGCAGAACTTCGTTATGCCCCTGTCTCCTCCCTCGTCCCGAGGCTGCTCTCCAGTGTCAAGTGTTAGCCAAACACCCGTACCTGTGAGACACAGTGCTATCCAGGGGGTCCAGAAATCGTCCGTTCCCACGAATGTCGACCTGAAATCTGAGCAGTTATGGCGACCGTGGTGAGGTGCAAACAATGACAACAGATTCTATTCACTGAAGTGCCAAAACGGACTGACCaagctgtgaaaaaaaacattatctgaCATTTATCCTTTTATTGCTCAAATCTATGGGACCaaagtttatgtatatatttatatttttatataaattattgtattttttgaaGTATTATACCTtcgctacatgtatttggtgcaAGCATTTTATATGCTACAATTTATTGGTGATATAAAAGTGAACAATACACATCATATCTGCCTCTGTTGTTCCGTTTTACGGCGTGTCTCGTTGTACAGTAGatagtaaattacatgtactaaaatacGTGTATCAGTGATACCCCCTTACCATGGATGGGGTTGAATGCTTCCTCGCAAGGttcatttgttttgatttccGTTTAACGTCGCGcaaaagaatgtttcactaacACACGTACGGTACACAGTTGCACACAGTTATTACAAGAGTGCAGGAAGTCCAGAGAAAATCACCGCCCGTCATCGTCAGGCTCTAGCTAAAGTTTCTCACACACAGGCGGAAGTCAAACCTCAATGGTAACCAAATTCTAGAACGTGACCTCAGAGTGTTGTTTTTGAGGTAAGACAAGTATTACATAGGTCTGTATGCATTATGTTTAGTCATAAGACACTAGGAATACTCAAACAAATTACACTCTGTAGAGATAGCCTGCCAGGTATGGGCCATAATTCTGTTGCGCTTAACGGAACACCCCCTGATGTAAGCTTAGGAAGCGCTTGAATTCTACTACGAGAGCCTAGTTCGTGACTGATTATTCaggtgatgtacatgtggagtgaaaatgcatatacatatatatggccGCAATGACTAAGCCACAGTCCGGGAAGTCAAAGTACTCTCAGAGCCACGTTTTGCTGTGGTCACGTGATCGACACTCTGGCTAGCATACCTGGTCACGCGATacatgggaggtaactctgcCATCCCAAGTTCCTCGTTACCGTGGCACACATGCTTGAGCTTGTGCATGCCACGTGAACTTTGTTCTTCTGTTTCGTGTCCTTTTATGATAAACGTCACAATTGGAATCACCACAACATTCTATTTCATCGAAGAATTCAATTTACGAAAgattagtgagtgagtgtttggggtttaacgtcgtagttaacaatttttcagtcatatggcgacgaaggaacccttagaatgtatgtaatgtgcctcctggtTGCAGGAGGATTTcgacc belongs to Liolophura sinensis isolate JHLJ2023 chromosome 9, CUHK_Ljap_v2, whole genome shotgun sequence and includes:
- the LOC135475509 gene encoding transcription factor HES-2-like, producing the protein MEKKRRARINTCLNQLKSLVLQAMNKDSSQYSKLEKADILEMTVNFLKAVPQQKARAASHETVGAIAKYNSGFTECAAEVGRYLGSVQGVDGEVRSRVLNHLSHRMNAIQTSQPTAPPPATHSQPSIQPVYVQIPNTTPVIPGVHTASYPATTPVSTSGPHHQGALVVMPSAVVLPTPVTVQHSWQQQHQQQQLLQQNFVMPLSPPSSRGCSPVSSVSQTPVPVRHSAIQGVQKSSVPTNVDLKSEQLWRPW